Proteins encoded by one window of Candidatus Zixiibacteriota bacterium:
- a CDS encoding ABC transporter ATP-binding protein gives MDPVEQREESLGRAYDARLIRRLWAFMLPYRRLFWLAMLLLPLQQAFGLAQPYLMKVAIDRFIAARDFWGLQNVGLLFLGALAGEVATLFFHYYLTMLVAQRCLADLRVAIFSHVQKLPMGYFDRNPVGRLVTRMTTDVDVLQEMFSSGVMTLISDFVMVAWIVAIMFYLDVGLALVSLALIPPMALAINFFRVKARQTYRQIRERIARINAYLGEAITGMAVIQLFAREARSYREFDALNAAHRDAYHMSNLYEAALYSMVEAAGSVSVALLLWWGGGEVLHGAVGIGTLVAFKEYIHRFFVPLRDFSQKYAVLQSAMSSAERIFQLLDTPVSIASPKRAVVPRPFRGEVVFDDVWFHYRPNEPVLKGVSFRIEPGERVAVVGATGSGKTTTIKLLNRFYEIHRGSIRVSGVDVRDWDLHALRRHIGVVLQDVFLFSGDVASNLRLGDRSIPLERVVEAARHANAEGFIRKLPQGFASQVRERGSNFSAGQRQLLSLARVLVFQPDILVLDEATSSVDTETEALIQDALEKVMRGRTCLVIAHRLSTIRNADRIVVLHHGEVRESGSHGELMARKGIYHRLYQLQYEREELRLAGRVTA, from the coding sequence ATGGACCCGGTGGAGCAGCGCGAAGAAAGCCTCGGCCGCGCCTACGACGCCCGCCTGATCAGGCGCCTCTGGGCCTTCATGCTTCCGTACCGGCGGCTGTTCTGGCTCGCGATGCTGCTCCTCCCGCTGCAGCAGGCGTTCGGACTGGCACAGCCCTATCTGATGAAGGTCGCGATCGACCGCTTCATCGCGGCCAGGGACTTCTGGGGGCTGCAGAACGTCGGCCTGCTATTTCTCGGTGCGCTCGCCGGCGAGGTCGCGACGCTCTTCTTCCATTACTACCTCACGATGCTGGTGGCGCAGCGGTGCCTGGCGGATCTGCGCGTGGCGATCTTCTCGCACGTGCAGAAGCTGCCGATGGGCTATTTCGACCGCAACCCCGTAGGCAGGCTGGTGACGCGGATGACCACCGACGTCGACGTGCTCCAGGAGATGTTCTCGTCGGGGGTCATGACGCTGATCTCGGACTTCGTCATGGTCGCCTGGATCGTCGCGATCATGTTTTACCTCGACGTCGGCCTCGCTCTGGTCTCTCTGGCGTTGATCCCGCCCATGGCGCTGGCGATCAACTTTTTCCGCGTCAAGGCGCGCCAGACCTACCGCCAGATCCGGGAGCGCATCGCGCGGATCAACGCCTATCTCGGCGAGGCGATCACCGGGATGGCGGTGATCCAGCTCTTCGCCCGGGAGGCGCGAAGCTACCGGGAGTTCGACGCGCTCAACGCCGCTCACCGCGACGCTTACCACATGTCGAACCTGTACGAAGCGGCGCTCTACTCGATGGTGGAAGCCGCGGGCTCCGTGAGCGTGGCGCTGCTGCTCTGGTGGGGCGGCGGCGAGGTGCTGCACGGCGCGGTCGGCATCGGCACGCTGGTCGCGTTCAAGGAGTACATCCACCGCTTTTTCGTTCCCTTGCGGGACTTCAGCCAGAAGTACGCGGTCCTGCAGTCGGCGATGTCGTCGGCCGAAAGGATTTTTCAGCTCCTGGACACGCCGGTCTCGATCGCCAGCCCGAAGCGCGCGGTCGTTCCCAGACCGTTTCGCGGGGAGGTGGTGTTCGACGATGTCTGGTTTCATTACAGGCCGAACGAGCCGGTGTTGAAAGGGGTGAGCTTCCGCATCGAGCCGGGGGAGCGGGTGGCGGTCGTCGGGGCGACGGGGTCGGGAAAAACGACCACGATCAAGCTGCTCAATCGCTTCTACGAGATCCACCGCGGCTCGATCCGGGTGAGCGGCGTCGACGTGCGCGACTGGGACCTGCACGCGCTGCGGCGACACATCGGCGTGGTCCTGCAAGACGTCTTTCTCTTTTCCGGAGACGTGGCGAGCAACCTCCGTCTCGGCGACCGCTCGATCCCCCTGGAGCGGGTGGTCGAGGCGGCTCGCCACGCGAACGCCGAAGGCTTCATCCGGAAGCTGCCGCAGGGCTTCGCCTCCCAGGTGCGGGAGCGCGGCAGCAACTTCTCGGCGGGCCAGCGCCAGCTTCTATCCCTCGCTCGCGTGCTGGTCTTCCAGCCGGACATCCTCGTCCTGGACGAGGCGACCTCGAGCGTCGACACGGAGACCGAGGCGCTGATTCAAGACGCGCTGGAGAAGGTGATGCGCGGCCGCACCTGTCTGGTGATCGCCCATCGGCTCTCGACGATCCGCAACGCCGACCGGATCGTCGTGCTGCACCACGGGGAAGTGCGCGAGAGCGGATCGCACGGGGAGCTGATGGCGCGGAAAGGAATCTACCACCGCTTGTACCAGCTCCAGTACGAG
- a CDS encoding ABC transporter ATP-binding protein, with protein MGRLIIYLRRYRARYLLGALCLVATTTLVMWIPWWMREAVRAIEHGGPLRDVAFYAGLIGAAAVAQGIVRTWSRALIFNAGRNVEYDLRNDLFAHLQKLPPSFYHSQRTGDLMSRVINDISAVRVMLGPGILNFVNAPLYYVYALALMFSIDARMTLAALAPFPLLIFAVRRFRGRILKSSLEVQQQMSVLSSHVQENLSGMHVVKAHAQEAHQTQRFVELNDVYQEKSLELARMRGIITPVMQGVNGLTVLVVIWYGGMRVIRGDILVADIVAFVAYLNVLAWPTAAFGWMLSLIERGRAAMERLEEIFKIQPEIAEPAEPVKVTGLERGIEVRDVTFAYDRQKNGRPALRDVNLLLPKGRTVALVGRIGSGKSTLAQLLPRLFDPACGTILWDGQDLRRLSLRDLRQTIGYVPQDPFLFSTSLRRNLTFGREDVGEEELERAVRLARLDRDLEAFPDGLDTVVGERGVTLSGGQKQRATLARALVMDPPVLILDDCLSSVDAQTEAEILAGIRSILKQKTCLIISHRISAVKDADEILVMDEGEIVERGNHEDLIRRGGVYAEIYEQQRLTEELERI; from the coding sequence ATGGGGCGGTTGATCATCTACCTGCGGCGCTACCGCGCGCGCTACCTGCTCGGCGCCCTCTGTCTCGTTGCCACCACGACGCTGGTCATGTGGATCCCATGGTGGATGCGCGAGGCGGTGCGCGCCATCGAGCACGGCGGGCCGCTGAGGGACGTCGCCTTCTACGCCGGCTTGATCGGCGCTGCCGCGGTGGCCCAGGGGATCGTGCGCACCTGGTCGCGCGCCCTGATCTTCAACGCCGGGCGCAACGTCGAGTACGACCTGCGCAACGACCTGTTCGCTCACCTACAGAAGCTGCCGCCGTCCTTTTACCATTCGCAGCGCACAGGGGACCTGATGTCCCGGGTGATCAACGACATCTCGGCCGTGCGCGTGATGCTCGGGCCGGGGATCCTGAACTTCGTCAACGCGCCGCTCTACTACGTCTACGCGCTCGCCCTGATGTTCTCCATCGACGCGCGAATGACGCTGGCCGCGCTCGCGCCGTTTCCGCTGCTGATCTTCGCGGTGCGGCGCTTCCGCGGCCGGATTCTCAAGAGCTCCCTCGAGGTGCAGCAGCAGATGTCGGTCTTGAGCAGCCACGTACAGGAGAACCTGAGCGGCATGCACGTCGTCAAGGCGCACGCGCAGGAGGCCCATCAGACGCAGCGCTTCGTGGAGCTGAACGACGTTTACCAGGAAAAGAGCCTGGAGCTCGCCCGGATGCGCGGCATCATCACGCCGGTGATGCAGGGGGTGAACGGGCTCACGGTGCTGGTGGTGATCTGGTACGGGGGAATGAGGGTGATCCGCGGCGACATTCTGGTAGCGGACATCGTCGCTTTCGTGGCTTACCTGAACGTGCTCGCCTGGCCGACGGCCGCGTTCGGCTGGATGCTCTCGCTGATCGAACGCGGCCGCGCGGCCATGGAGCGGCTGGAGGAGATCTTCAAGATCCAGCCCGAGATCGCCGAGCCCGCCGAGCCGGTCAAGGTGACCGGGCTGGAACGCGGCATCGAGGTCCGCGACGTGACTTTCGCCTACGATCGGCAGAAGAACGGCCGTCCGGCGCTGCGCGACGTCAACCTGCTCCTGCCCAAGGGTCGAACCGTGGCCCTGGTCGGGCGGATCGGCTCGGGGAAGAGCACCCTGGCGCAGCTTCTCCCGCGGCTCTTCGATCCGGCTTGCGGCACGATCCTGTGGGACGGGCAGGACCTCCGCCGCCTGTCGCTGCGCGACCTCCGGCAAACGATCGGCTACGTGCCTCAGGACCCGTTCCTGTTCTCGACGTCGCTCAGGCGCAATCTGACCTTCGGGCGCGAGGACGTCGGGGAAGAAGAGCTCGAGCGCGCCGTCCGGTTGGCGCGGCTCGACCGCGATCTCGAGGCTTTTCCGGACGGGCTCGACACGGTCGTCGGCGAACGCGGGGTGACGCTCTCGGGCGGCCAGAAGCAGCGGGCGACGCTGGCCCGCGCGCTGGTGATGGATCCCCCGGTGCTCATTCTCGACGACTGCCTGTCGAGCGTCGACGCCCAGACCGAAGCCGAGATCCTCGCGGGCATCCGATCGATCCTCAAGCAGAAGACCTGCCTCATCATCTCCCACCGGATCTCCGCCGTGAAGGATGCCGACGAGATCCTCGTGATGGACGAGGGCGAGATCGTCGAACGGGGGAACCATGAGGATCTGATCCGCAGGGGCGGGGTGTACGCGGAGATCTACGAACAACAGCGTTTGACGGAGGAGCTGGAGCGGATCTAG
- the typA gene encoding translational GTPase TypA, with product MTSPTLARRPDVRNIAIIAHVDHGKTTLVDGLLRQSGIFRANEPVAERVMDSMELERERGITIMAKNASVRFRGIKINIVDTPGHADFGGEVERTLAMVDGVMLLVDASEGPLPQTRFVLKKALESSLPPLVCINKIDRPDARPRQVLDEIYDLFIDLEATEDQLDFPVVYTNARAGTATRDLARPGVDLEPLFELIVDTLPGPAVDPDAPAQFQANNLDYNDYVGRLAIGRIKSGRLTPGPYALCRADGTRAAVKVTRIYAWDGLKRVEVASAEAGDIVAVAGIEDITIGDTLADPERPVALAPLRVDEPTIAMIFSANTSPWAGREGEFVTSRQLRERLFLEQKKNISLRIAETGQPDAFQVTGRGEFQLAILIETMRREGYELMVSKPAVVTREIGGVLHEPTELLVVDIPEEFIGVVSQLLAVRKGKMVKMNTGSSGRVRLEFTVPSRGLIGFRGRFLTDTRGTGISNALFDGWMPWHGPIQARANGAMVADREGVATPYAVFHLQERGAMFIPPGARVYEGMIVGEYSRAADLNVNVCREKKLTNIRAAGRDENILITPHREMGLEDGIEWIADDELIEVTPQSIRLRKKILAQSDRPRRRVDGE from the coding sequence ATGACTTCGCCGACTCTCGCCCGGCGCCCGGACGTCCGCAACATCGCGATCATCGCGCACGTCGACCACGGAAAGACCACGCTGGTCGACGGCCTGCTCCGCCAGAGCGGCATCTTTCGCGCCAACGAGCCGGTGGCGGAGCGCGTCATGGACTCGATGGAGCTCGAACGCGAGCGTGGCATCACGATCATGGCCAAGAATGCCTCCGTTCGCTTCCGCGGGATCAAGATCAACATCGTGGACACGCCCGGGCACGCCGACTTCGGAGGCGAGGTGGAACGGACCCTGGCGATGGTGGACGGCGTCATGCTGCTGGTCGACGCCTCCGAGGGGCCGCTGCCGCAAACCCGCTTCGTCCTGAAAAAAGCGCTGGAATCGAGCCTTCCGCCGCTCGTCTGTATCAACAAGATCGACCGCCCGGACGCGCGGCCCCGGCAGGTGCTGGACGAGATCTACGATCTGTTCATCGACCTCGAGGCGACCGAGGACCAGCTCGACTTCCCCGTGGTTTACACCAACGCGCGCGCCGGCACGGCCACGCGCGACCTCGCGCGGCCAGGCGTCGATCTCGAGCCGCTCTTCGAGCTGATCGTGGACACGCTTCCCGGGCCGGCGGTCGATCCCGACGCGCCGGCGCAGTTTCAAGCCAACAACCTCGATTACAACGATTACGTTGGCCGGCTGGCAATCGGCCGGATCAAGAGCGGCCGCCTGACGCCCGGGCCGTACGCTCTTTGCCGGGCCGACGGAACGCGGGCGGCCGTGAAGGTCACCCGGATCTACGCCTGGGACGGTCTGAAAAGGGTCGAGGTCGCGTCGGCAGAGGCGGGCGATATCGTGGCGGTGGCCGGCATCGAGGACATCACGATCGGTGATACCCTGGCCGACCCCGAGCGTCCCGTGGCGCTTGCGCCGCTGCGTGTCGACGAGCCGACGATCGCGATGATCTTCAGCGCCAACACCTCGCCGTGGGCCGGCCGCGAGGGCGAGTTCGTCACCTCGCGCCAGCTCCGCGAGCGGCTGTTCCTTGAGCAGAAGAAGAACATCAGCCTGAGGATCGCGGAAACGGGGCAGCCCGACGCCTTCCAGGTCACCGGGCGGGGCGAGTTCCAGCTCGCCATCCTCATCGAGACGATGCGCCGCGAGGGCTACGAGCTGATGGTCTCAAAACCCGCCGTGGTCACGCGCGAGATCGGGGGGGTGCTCCACGAGCCGACGGAGCTCCTGGTGGTCGACATCCCGGAGGAGTTCATCGGCGTGGTGTCCCAGCTGCTTGCCGTCCGCAAGGGAAAGATGGTCAAGATGAACACCGGGAGCTCGGGCCGCGTGCGCCTCGAGTTTACGGTCCCTTCCCGCGGCCTGATCGGCTTTCGCGGCCGCTTCTTGACCGACACCCGGGGTACGGGCATTTCGAACGCCCTTTTCGACGGCTGGATGCCGTGGCACGGCCCCATTCAGGCGCGCGCCAACGGAGCGATGGTCGCGGACCGCGAAGGAGTCGCCACGCCCTACGCGGTTTTCCACCTGCAGGAGCGCGGGGCGATGTTCATCCCGCCGGGGGCGCGGGTTTACGAGGGAATGATCGTCGGCGAGTACTCGCGCGCCGCCGACCTCAACGTCAACGTCTGCCGGGAGAAAAAGCTGACCAACATCCGCGCCGCCGGACGCGACGAGAACATCCTCATCACGCCGCACCGGGAGATGGGGCTCGAGGACGGGATCGAATGGATCGCCGACGACGAGCTGATCGAGGTGACTCCGCAATCGATCCGCCTGCGGAAGAAAATCCTCGCGCAGTCGGACCGGCCCAGACGCCGCGTCGACGGGGAGTAG
- a CDS encoding VOC family protein: MASPIVWCDIPVVDLERAIRFYSAVLGAKVEKRELGGAVLGVLPHRDGETGGCLLAGGAHAPSAHGPTVYLNANGRLDDAIAAVEPNGGKVLEPKRSIGPFGFRAIVLDSEGNRLALHSD; the protein is encoded by the coding sequence ATGGCCAGTCCAATCGTCTGGTGCGACATTCCGGTCGTCGACCTGGAGCGCGCGATCCGTTTCTATTCCGCGGTGCTCGGAGCAAAGGTCGAGAAGCGCGAGCTCGGCGGAGCGGTGCTAGGGGTCCTGCCCCACCGGGACGGCGAGACGGGAGGCTGTCTGCTCGCGGGCGGCGCGCATGCCCCGTCGGCGCACGGGCCGACGGTCTACCTCAACGCGAACGGCCGGCTGGACGACGCGATCGCCGCGGTGGAGCCCAACGGCGGCAAGGTGCTCGAGCCGAAACGCTCGATCGGCCCGTTCGGCTTCCGCGCCATCGTTCTCGACAGCGAGGGGAACCGCCTGGCGCTGCACTCCGATTGA
- a CDS encoding glutaredoxin family protein — MKNEIVLYTRKGCCLCEEMKEIVRSVTARRALDWREIDVDEDETLRERYGHEVPVLFVNGRKAFKYRVTAKELERHLSQRA, encoded by the coding sequence GTGAAAAACGAAATCGTTCTCTACACCCGGAAAGGTTGCTGTCTCTGCGAGGAGATGAAAGAGATCGTACGTTCAGTGACGGCCCGTCGCGCGCTGGACTGGCGCGAGATCGACGTGGACGAGGACGAGACGCTGCGCGAGCGCTACGGCCACGAGGTGCCTGTGCTGTTCGTGAACGGCCGCAAAGCGTTCAAGTATCGCGTGACCGCAAAGGAGCTGGAACGGCATTTGAGCCAAAGGGCCTGA
- a CDS encoding AsmA-like C-terminal domain-containing protein: MRKVLKFFGFAFTTFVLFIAVVLAAFYYLVQIGELRRFLVREIERETGLRVELGQARVELGWITGASFRDLALFEAGGPRPILTAAELTARVALAPLLHRQLDFYEIRIDRPAGVLVREKDGRVPLIDKLLNLPFLAQGDARLRLDLRSIKVSGGDLKLVDLRRGSGQEILLHDVQLTLERLRSRTEASRAEPRTGVAGSRPPVRGGVAFSVASGVSSGNWRTALRANGRVIATEDAADLRKAYWQGELQLADLPAGMVREQLGERFSIRSIDGFLSPRLRFEGTPATRLLVKGTVPFRRLSIEAPDWFRGPLAPGSGTAEIDVSWQPWDLHVTDFSLRSNELRLRFRGEVRSLDSENPRLRFAATVARTPFVVLRKYLPAARWAPEVERVVAAIEEGEVSIKSATGSGTLSELSGGGKAYPWDRVSLEAEFAGVGGQLTPWSPLPFRRVRGSLKAEKGLLSVAGVGGEYGQSRLVQANGWYGLSPPASGAFAFQVQAVIDLAELKEVVPPDRLPGRLASALASIRQIAGSATVSAGVKKAARGAVEWEGDVALDRARLRAGDVSLAELRGSVRLAPAEIRAEKISALLDGSPVQIRLGLHEYTAPNGSFDLVIASGGVRAEVVSRLLDLGDPARSSGLVRGFVRYRGPLTGTENRRFSGELDLANVQLMTRPLLQPLRELNGKVRIEEAGIEVENLKGLLAGFPVTFSGRWRYREEPRLLFDFAAPNLDLGYLFAQIDPESSEFYAKLRASGRIRLGRGRLKAFEFSDFSSDVVIDRRVWKLDRVTMRAASGAIEGTVTVADRPDVLAFSIDSRLQAVPVQTLLRWLEIENAEMTGKAHVKGSLESIGKDGAERKRNLNGAFHLRIEDGTIQRFRILIQILNLLDLSRWFTLKLPDLTKQGIRFRSITGDFRVEKGVYTTQNLVVDSDDLRMTGSGKIDVPNDNIDFVMAVRPFAGIDTAISSIPLIGRGIAAIKNSFLVASFNINGPIDDPTITPAPLSTLSEVFFSVLGVPKKLIPFIGEENKGTPAGAEPGGPREEARPPAAP, encoded by the coding sequence ATGCGGAAAGTTCTTAAGTTTTTCGGCTTTGCTTTCACGACGTTTGTTCTGTTTATCGCGGTGGTCCTGGCCGCGTTCTACTATCTGGTGCAGATTGGCGAGTTGCGCCGCTTCCTCGTGAGGGAGATCGAGCGCGAAACCGGGCTGCGAGTGGAGCTGGGCCAGGCGCGCGTGGAGCTGGGCTGGATCACCGGCGCCAGCTTCCGCGACCTGGCGCTCTTCGAGGCGGGCGGACCGCGGCCGATTCTCACGGCTGCGGAACTGACCGCGCGCGTGGCTCTGGCCCCGCTTCTGCACCGGCAGCTGGATTTCTACGAGATCCGGATCGACCGGCCGGCGGGGGTTCTGGTGAGGGAAAAGGACGGCCGGGTTCCCCTGATCGACAAGCTGCTCAACCTCCCCTTCCTCGCGCAAGGCGACGCGCGGCTGAGGCTCGATCTGCGATCGATCAAGGTCTCGGGCGGCGACCTGAAGCTTGTCGACCTCCGGCGGGGAAGCGGTCAAGAGATCCTCCTGCACGATGTCCAACTGACGCTCGAACGACTCCGCAGCCGAACGGAGGCGAGCCGGGCCGAGCCGCGGACCGGTGTCGCGGGCTCCCGGCCTCCGGTGCGAGGAGGGGTAGCCTTCTCGGTCGCGAGCGGCGTCAGCTCCGGCAATTGGCGGACGGCGCTGCGCGCAAACGGCCGGGTCATCGCGACGGAAGACGCGGCAGACCTGCGAAAAGCCTACTGGCAGGGCGAGCTTCAGCTGGCGGATCTGCCGGCCGGTATGGTGCGCGAGCAGCTCGGCGAACGGTTTTCGATCCGCTCGATCGACGGTTTTCTCTCGCCGCGGCTCCGCTTTGAAGGGACCCCCGCGACCCGACTGCTGGTGAAAGGCACCGTTCCTTTCCGGCGCCTGTCGATTGAGGCCCCGGATTGGTTCCGGGGGCCGCTCGCTCCGGGCAGCGGCACGGCGGAGATCGACGTCAGCTGGCAACCGTGGGATCTCCATGTCACCGACTTCAGTCTCCGCTCGAACGAGCTGCGGTTGAGGTTCCGCGGCGAGGTTCGGTCGCTGGACAGCGAAAATCCCCGGTTGCGGTTCGCGGCTACCGTAGCCCGAACGCCGTTCGTCGTGCTGCGTAAGTACCTTCCCGCCGCGCGCTGGGCGCCCGAAGTCGAGCGCGTCGTCGCCGCCATCGAGGAGGGCGAGGTCTCGATAAAGTCGGCAACGGGCAGCGGGACGCTTTCCGAGCTCTCGGGGGGCGGGAAAGCCTATCCGTGGGACCGCGTGTCGCTCGAGGCGGAATTCGCCGGCGTGGGGGGCCAGCTCACTCCCTGGTCGCCCTTGCCGTTTCGCCGGGTGCGCGGCAGCCTCAAGGCGGAAAAGGGGCTGCTTTCGGTTGCGGGCGTCGGAGGCGAATACGGCCAGTCGCGCCTGGTACAGGCGAACGGATGGTACGGGCTTTCGCCGCCCGCGAGCGGCGCGTTCGCTTTCCAGGTACAGGCCGTGATCGACCTCGCCGAGTTGAAAGAGGTCGTTCCGCCCGATCGGCTCCCGGGCCGGCTGGCTTCCGCCCTCGCTTCGATTCGCCAGATCGCAGGGTCGGCCACGGTTTCCGCCGGTGTGAAAAAGGCGGCGCGGGGAGCGGTCGAGTGGGAAGGCGACGTGGCGCTGGATCGGGCCCGGCTGCGGGCCGGGGACGTTTCGCTTGCCGAGCTCCGCGGCTCGGTCCGCCTTGCCCCCGCCGAGATCAGAGCGGAGAAGATCTCGGCGCTGCTGGACGGGTCGCCCGTGCAGATTCGGCTGGGACTGCACGAGTACACGGCGCCGAACGGCTCCTTCGACCTGGTGATCGCTTCCGGCGGCGTCCGGGCGGAGGTCGTGTCGCGCCTGCTCGATCTGGGCGACCCGGCTCGGAGCAGCGGCCTGGTGCGGGGCTTCGTGCGGTACCGCGGGCCGCTGACGGGTACGGAGAATCGTCGGTTCTCGGGAGAGCTCGACCTGGCCAACGTTCAGCTCATGACCAGGCCGCTGCTCCAGCCCCTGCGCGAGCTCAACGGGAAGGTCCGGATCGAGGAGGCGGGAATCGAGGTGGAAAATCTCAAAGGGCTGCTCGCGGGATTTCCGGTCACCTTCAGCGGCCGATGGCGTTATCGTGAGGAGCCGCGGCTCCTTTTCGATTTCGCGGCTCCGAATCTCGATCTGGGCTACCTCTTCGCGCAGATCGATCCGGAATCGAGCGAGTTTTACGCGAAGCTCCGCGCCTCCGGACGGATTCGACTGGGCCGGGGTCGCCTGAAGGCGTTCGAATTCTCGGACTTCAGCTCCGATGTCGTCATCGACCGCCGGGTCTGGAAGCTCGACCGCGTGACCATGCGCGCCGCGAGCGGAGCCATCGAGGGGACGGTGACCGTTGCAGACAGGCCGGACGTCCTCGCCTTCAGCATCGACTCGCGGCTTCAGGCGGTGCCTGTGCAAACGTTGCTGCGCTGGCTGGAGATCGAGAACGCGGAGATGACGGGCAAGGCTCACGTCAAGGGGAGCCTGGAATCGATTGGCAAGGACGGGGCGGAGCGGAAGCGCAACCTGAACGGGGCCTTCCACCTGCGGATCGAGGACGGCACCATCCAGCGTTTCCGCATCCTGATCCAGATCCTCAACCTCCTGGACCTTTCGCGCTGGTTCACCTTGAAGCTCCCCGATCTCACCAAACAGGGGATCCGCTTCCGCAGTATCACGGGCGATTTCAGGGTGGAAAAAGGAGTGTACACGACGCAGAATCTCGTCGTGGACAGCGACGATCTGCGCATGACCGGATCGGGGAAGATCGACGTGCCCAACGACAATATCGATTTCGTCATGGCGGTGCGCCCCTTCGCCGGGATCGACACCGCCATCAGCTCCATACCGCTGATCGGGCGCGGCATCGCGGCGATCAAGAATTCCTTTCTGGTGGCCAGCTTCAATATCAACGGGCCGATCGACGATCCGACCATCACGCCGGCGCCGCTGAGCACGCTTTCGGAAGTCTTCTTCAGCGTTCTCGGAGTGCCGAAGAAGCTGATTCCCTTTATCGGCGAGGAAAACAAGGGGACGCCTGCCGGAGCCGAGCCGGGAGGGCCCCGGGAAGAGGCGAGGCCGCCGGCGGCGCCGTGA
- a CDS encoding helix-turn-helix domain-containing protein, translating into MVEREEELLNSKQVAVILDVSPDTVNEFARKNILPAFKKGKQWRFRRRDISLFFKKQSRDIRDA; encoded by the coding sequence ATGGTGGAAAGAGAAGAGGAGCTGTTGAACAGCAAGCAAGTTGCCGTTATCTTGGATGTGAGCCCCGATACGGTGAACGAGTTTGCCCGCAAGAACATTCTTCCTGCTTTCAAGAAAGGCAAGCAGTGGCGCTTTCGAAGGCGGGATATTTCCCTCTTCTTCAAGAAACAGTCTCGGGACATCCGGGATGCTTGA
- a CDS encoding methyltransferase domain-containing protein: MGEIEAHRSKIYSDLAPLYDKVFGKIFYPRLQRVIEDLNLPPGSRILEVGAGTGTSFPAYPRHCDVIGIDLAPDMLARARQKIRKNGWTHVKVMQMNALNLQFPDNAFDYVMAFHVVTVVPDPVRMIAEAKRVCKPGGKIVIVNHFTTDVPVLGSLTEALDPFTRRLGWRTNLRLKPFIEATDLTVERIYKLSKSSLYTVLVGTKLANGHLRPPIGLKGHRVRKDGRGYI, from the coding sequence ATGGGTGAGATCGAAGCGCACCGGAGTAAAATCTATTCGGATCTGGCCCCGCTCTACGATAAAGTCTTTGGCAAGATATTTTATCCGCGCTTACAGCGCGTCATCGAAGACCTGAACCTGCCCCCCGGCTCCCGTATCCTCGAAGTGGGGGCGGGAACCGGCACCTCTTTCCCGGCTTATCCCCGCCACTGTGACGTTATCGGGATCGACCTCGCTCCCGACATGCTGGCGCGTGCCCGGCAGAAAATCCGCAAGAACGGCTGGACCCACGTAAAGGTGATGCAGATGAACGCGCTGAACCTGCAGTTTCCGGACAACGCGTTCGACTACGTGATGGCGTTCCACGTCGTAACCGTCGTCCCGGATCCGGTGCGGATGATCGCAGAGGCGAAAAGGGTCTGTAAGCCGGGAGGAAAGATCGTGATCGTCAACCACTTCACGACCGATGTCCCGGTTCTCGGATCGCTCACCGAAGCGCTCGATCCGTTCACGCGCCGGCTTGGATGGCGCACCAACCTCCGCCTCAAACCGTTCATCGAAGCGACCGATCTCACCGTCGAGCGGATCTACAAGCTTTCCAAGTCCTCCCTGTACACCGTCCTGGTAGGGACCAAGCTGGCGAACGGTCACCTGCGGCCGCCGATCGGGTTGAAAGGGCATCGCGTCAGGAAAGACGGCCGCGGCTACATCTAG
- a CDS encoding twin-arginine translocase TatA/TatE family subunit — translation MFGFGLQELLVILVIALVIFGPSKLPQIGSGLGKAIRDFKKGVSGDDGEEAGKTTPKENQNPSKDLPP, via the coding sequence ATGTTTGGATTCGGGCTCCAAGAACTGCTGGTGATCCTGGTGATCGCCCTGGTCATCTTCGGTCCGAGCAAGCTCCCCCAGATCGGCAGCGGGCTCGGAAAGGCGATTCGCGACTTCAAGAAAGGAGTCAGCGGCGACGACGGCGAGGAGGCGGGCAAGACCACCCCGAAGGAAAATCAGAACCCGTCCAAGGACCTTCCCCCCTGA